One part of the Cellvibrionales bacterium genome encodes these proteins:
- the nuoN gene encoding NADH-quinone oxidoreductase subunit NuoN: MPVETANASLLLHSLLSLLPVILCSLTAVCVMLGIAIRRNYFVNATLAVIGLNASLLSVWWVSQKLPPQAVTDLFIVDSFACVYMALILVITLACVTLSHAYMETHSGNREEFYLLLVLSAVGAMLMVCSRHMAALFISMEILTVPLFGLAAYSFARSRSLEAGLKYLVLSATSTAFMLFGMALLYAQTGSLSYTGIQSALAQTAQTAPLMLAGFAMIFIAFAFKLSFAPFHLWTPDVYEGAPAPVSAFLATASKVAVFAAFLRLWQWMPALSDGVMNDVLAAVAGLSIVVGNLLALTQTNIKRMLGYSSIAHFGYLLIAVVSGLNIERSAVMIYLVTYVVTVLAAFGVVVQVSSPYQGADADNLHNYRGLFWKRPYLASVMTMAMLSMAGIPMTAGFIGKFYVVMTGVGAKLWWLLAALVLGSALGLYYYLRFMITMYLLEPGMRRFEAPLNWGRTTGGLVLLLVAVLVILLGVYPEPLTFAAMNLPVV, encoded by the coding sequence ATGCCTGTTGAAACTGCCAATGCTTCGCTGTTACTGCACAGTTTACTGAGTTTGCTTCCTGTTATTTTGTGCAGCCTGACAGCTGTCTGTGTGATGCTTGGGATTGCCATCAGGCGCAATTATTTTGTCAACGCCACACTCGCTGTTATCGGGCTGAATGCTTCATTACTGTCTGTGTGGTGGGTGTCGCAAAAGTTACCGCCGCAGGCCGTGACAGATCTGTTTATCGTGGACAGTTTTGCCTGTGTTTATATGGCGCTGATTCTGGTGATTACACTGGCGTGCGTCACCTTGTCACACGCCTACATGGAAACACACAGCGGCAATCGTGAAGAGTTTTATCTGTTGCTGGTGTTGTCGGCTGTCGGTGCGATGCTGATGGTGTGCAGTCGTCACATGGCGGCATTGTTTATCAGCATGGAAATTCTGACGGTTCCCTTGTTTGGTCTGGCTGCTTACAGTTTTGCCCGTTCGCGTTCACTGGAGGCCGGCCTTAAATATCTGGTGTTGTCGGCCACGTCCACCGCCTTCATGTTGTTCGGCATGGCATTGCTGTATGCACAAACAGGCAGCCTTTCCTACACAGGTATTCAATCCGCCTTGGCGCAAACAGCACAAACAGCGCCATTAATGTTGGCGGGATTTGCGATGATTTTTATCGCCTTCGCTTTCAAACTATCTTTTGCACCATTTCATTTGTGGACGCCCGATGTATACGAAGGCGCGCCCGCACCAGTTTCGGCCTTCCTCGCCACGGCAAGTAAAGTGGCAGTGTTCGCCGCGTTTTTGCGTTTATGGCAGTGGATGCCCGCGTTGTCAGATGGCGTGATGAATGATGTGCTGGCGGCGGTTGCTGGTTTATCGATTGTGGTGGGTAATTTATTGGCGCTGACGCAAACCAATATCAAACGCATGTTGGGCTATTCGTCGATTGCGCATTTTGGTTATTTGTTGATCGCGGTAGTGTCTGGCTTAAATATTGAGCGCTCGGCGGTGATGATTTATTTGGTGACCTATGTAGTCACCGTGTTGGCAGCCTTTGGTGTGGTGGTGCAAGTGTCTAGCCCGTATCAAGGTGCCGATGCCGATAACTTGCACAACTATCGCGGTTTGTTTTGGAAGCGTCCGTATCTCGCTTCTGTAATGACGATGGCAATGTTGTCGATGGCGGGCATTCCAATGACGGCTGGTTTTATCGGCAAGTTTTATGTAGTGATGACGGGCGTGGGTGCAAAGCTGTGGTGGCTGTTGGCAGCACTGGTGTTGGGCAGCGCGCTGGGTTTGTATTACTACCTGCGCTTTATGATCACTATGTATTTACTGGAGCCGGGCATGCGCCGTTTTGAGGCACCGCTGAATTGGGGGCGCACTACCGGCGGTTTGGTGTTGTTGTTGGTGGCTGTGTTGGTAATATTGCTCGGTGTGTACCCAGAACCGCTGACCTTTGCGGCGATGAATTTACCCGTGGTTTGA